From the genome of Phycicoccus duodecadis:
CCAACGACGCCGGGTACGCCGAGATGGCCAAGCCCTTCCTGCCGGTGGTGCTGCGTGCCCTCGAGTCGCCGGGGCGGACCCCAGCCAGCCCGCCGGGGTGAGCCTCAGAGCACCTTGGAGAGGAAGCTCCGGGTGCGCTCGTGCTGCGGGTCGGCGAGCACCTGCTTGGGGTCGCCCTCCTCGACGATGACCCCGCCGTCCATGAACACCAGGTTGTCGCCGACCTCGCGGGCGAAGCCCATCTCGTGCGTGACGACCATCATCGTCATGCCGTCGGAGGCCAGGTCCTTCATCACGTCGAGCACGTCGCCGACGAGCTCGGGGTCGAGGGCCGAGGTGGGCTCGTCGAAGAGCATCAGGTCGGGCGACATCGACAGCGCCCGCGCGATGGCGATGCGCTGCTGCTGGCCGCCGGAGAGGTGCGCCGGGTAGGCGTCCTCGCGCTCGGCCAGCCCGACCTTCGCGAGGTTGGCGCGCGCGATCTCGACGGCCTCGCTGCGGCTGCGCTTCTTGACCCGCATCTGGGCGATGGTCAGGTTGTCGAGGACCTTCAGGTGCGGGAACAGGTTGAACTGCTGGAACACCATCCCGATGCGGCTGCGCAGCGCGTCGAGGTGCACGTCGGGGTCGGTGACCTCGACGCCCTCGACGAAGATCTTGCCCGAGGTGGGCTCCTCGAGCCGGTTGACGCAGCGCAGGAGGGTGGACTTGCCCGAGCCCGACGGCCCGATGACGCAGGCCACCGAGCCGCGCGCCACGCGGAAGTCGATGCCCTTGAGCACCTGGTTGTCGCCGAAGTACTTGTGCAGGTCCTGCACGTCGATGGCGGGTGCGGTCTCGTCGACGGTGATCTCGGTCATCAGCGCGCCCTCTCGGCTCGGGCTTCCATGCGCCGGACGACGATGGAGAGCGGGACGGTGATGATGAGGTAGCAGAGTGCGGCCACCGTGAGCGGGGTCAGGTTGGCCTCGTCGTTCAGGCCCTCACGGCCGAACTTGGTCAGCTCGTAGGCCGACACCGACAGCCCCAGCACGTAGACCAGCGAGGAGTCCTTGGTCAGGAGGATCAGCTCGTTGGTCAGCGGCGGCAGGATGATGCGGAACGCCTGCGGGATGACGATCGAGACCATCGCCCGGCTCTGGGTCATGCCGAGCGAGCGGGCCGCCTCGACCTGGCCCTTGGGCACCGCCTGGATGCCCGCCCGGATCGTCTCCGCCATGTAGGCGGCGCCCACCAGGCCGAGCGCGATGGTGACCGTGCCGAACGTCCCGCCCGGGAGCTGGCGCCCCGGGAAGGCCGTCGGCAGACCGAAGTACAGGCCGATGAACACGATCAGGGCCGGCACCCCACGGAAGAACTCGATGAACCCGGTGGCCAGCCACCGGTACGGGCCCACCGACGACAGCCGCATCAGGGCCAGCACGAGCCCCAGCACCAGGCCGAACACGAACGCCCCCAGGGTGTAGAGGACGGTGTTCTTCAGCGCGAGCGTGATGACCTCGGGGAACTGCTTGGCGACCAGGGCCGGCTCGAGGAAGGCGGCCTTGAGCGTCGCCCAGTCGGCGGTGAACGCGAGAACGAGCACGAGCACCACCAGCACCGCGTACTGGATCGCGCGGCTGACCTGGGCACGCTTGCGCGGGGTCATCGCCATGTGTGGCTCCTGGGGTCGAGCGGGTCCGGGCGGGACGAGACGGATCAGCTCTTGGGCTCGGTGCCGAACCAGGTCTTGTAGGTGGCGTTGTAGCTGCCGTCGGCCTTGGAGTCCTTGAGGACCTTGTTGATGGAGGCCAGCAGCTCGGGGTTCTTGCCCTTCTGCACCGCGAAGCCGTACTGCTCACCGGTCTGGAACTCGGCCGTCACGAAGGTGTCGGGGTTCTTCTTGGCGAAGTCGAGCAGCGGGCCGTTGTCCTGGATGACGGCGTCGACCTGGCCGGTGGTGAGGGCGGTGGTCTGCAGGCCGAGGTCCTCGAAGGACTTCAGCTCGACGGTCTTGGGCGCCTTGTCCTTGGCGTAGAGCTCACCGGTGGTGCCCGACATCACCGCGAGGGACTTCCCGGCCAGCGCCTCGAGGGAGTTCAGGCTCTTGTCCTTGGTGAGCAGCGCCTGGGTGGCGTCGAAGTACGGGTCGGAGAAGTCGATGGCCTTCTGGCGCTCGGGGGTGATCGTCATGCCGGCGGCGGCGATGTCGCAGGTGCCGCTGTTGAGCGCCTGGCCCGACTGGATGCCCTCGAAGCCGGTGACCGTGACGGCCATCTTCAGGCCGTTGGCCTCGGCCACCTTCTTCATCAGGTCCATGTCGAACCCGACGACCTCGTTGCCCTTCTTGAACTCGAACGGCTCGTAGGGCAGGGAGGTGCAGACGGTGAGCTGCCCGTCCTTGATGACCTTCACCCCGCTCTTGGTCGTCGTGGTGTCCGTGGCACAGGCGGAGAGGCCCAGGGCGAGAGTGCCCACGGCGATGGCGGAGGTCATGAGGCGCGTGTTCATGACCTGCACCCTAGGGGCGTCGGCTCACCGGGTCACGCTCCTGCAGGTCTCGTCTCTACAACGTGTCGCACCTGCGGCCCCCGTAGGCTGTGGCTCGATGCAGTGCGACTACTACGACGCCGGTGCCTGCCGGTCGTGCTCCCTGATGGGGACTCCCTACGAGCGCCAGCTGGCCGACAAGCAGCGGCACGTCGAGGACGTCCTGCGCACGACGGCCGCCGAGGTGCAGTGGCTGCCCGCGATCCGGTCCCGCGAGAGCGCGTTCCGCAACAAGGCCAAGCTCGTGGTCGGCGGCCGCGCCGGGGCGCCGACACTGGGCATCCTGGATGCCGACGGGCGCGGCGTCGACCTGCGCGAGTGCGGGCTCTACGAGCCGGGACTGGCCGCGACCTTCGACGCGGTGCACCGCGTCGTCGCCGAGCTCGGCATCGCGCCCTATGACGTCCCCGGGCGCTCGGGCGAGCTGAAGTACGTGGTGCTCACCCACTCCCCCGACGGCGAGCAGCTGGTGCGCTTCGTCGTCCGCTCGCGTCAGGGGCTCGAGGCCGTGCGAGCCGGGCTCCCCCGGCTGCGGGCCGACCTGCCCACCGCCCGGGTCGTGACCGTCAACCTGCACCCGGAGCACAAGGCGGTGCTCGAGGGCGAGGAGGAGATCGTCCTCACCGACGAGCGCGAGCTCGCGATGCGCCTCGGCGCGGTGACGCTGCGGCTGGGTCCGCGCGCGTTCTTCCAGACCAACACGGCGGTGGCGCGGGCGCTCTACGCGCAGGCCAGCGAGTGGGCGGACGCCGCGGCGCCGCGCACCGTGTGGGACCTCTACTGCGGTGTCGGCGGGTTCGCCCTCCACCTGGCCGCCGAGGGCCGGCGGGTGGTCGGCGTTGAGACCGCCGCCGACGCCGTGGCCGCCGCGTCGGCCGCCGCGCTCGACGCGCCCGGCGATGTCACCTTCCACGTGGGTGACGCGACGAGCGTCACCCCACCGGGCCCCTCCCCCGACCTGGTCGTCGTCAACCCGCCGCGGCGCGGCATCGGGGCCGGCCTCGCCGGTTGGCTGGAGGCCGGCAGCGCGGGCCACGTCGTCTACTCGAGCTGCAACGTCGACACCCTGGCGCGTGACCTCGCGGCCATGCCGTCGCTGCGCCCGGTGGCCGCCCGGGTCGCCGACATGTTCCCGCAGACCCGGCACGTCGAGACCGTCCTCCTGCTCGCCCGGCGCGGGGTCGAGGTGCCTTAACGCGGGGTTGACGCCTCCTTGACGCGGCGCCCGGCCGACGCTCCCTATCCTCCCTCGTGGAGCGTGCTCAGTGTCCGGTGCGTGGAGGAGTCGCCGTGGCCGTCGTCACTCGTCCGGGTCGCCGTTCGCCCGGCGGCGGCGCCGCCCGACGCCGGATGGCTCCCACCCTCTGGGCGCTGCTGGTCGCCGCGGGGGTGGCGGTGCCCGTCTGGGCCCTGTGGCAGGCTCCGGACGGCGCCCACCGGGGGGTGTGGCGCGTCGTCTCGCTCGTCGCCGCCCTCGGGGCCGCCTCCCTCCTGGTCCTCACCTTCCTCCTCCCCAGCCGGTTCCGACCGCTCACCGGGTACCTCGGAGTCGAGCGCCTGCTGCGCAGCCACCGGGCCCTGGCCCTGGCCGCCGTGGGGCTCGTCGTCCTCCACGTCGTGACCGTCGTCGTCCGGCCGGGCCCGGGGCTCGGCATCCTGGACCTGCGGACGGCCCCGCCCCGGGTGTGGGCCGCCTCCGTCGCCACCGTGGCCCTGCTGGCCCTCGTCGGGCTCGGGGTCAGCCGGCGCCGCCGCCGCCCGCGCTACGAGGGCTGGCGCCTCGGGCACGTGATCCTCGCCAACGTCGCCCTCCTCGCCACGACCCTGCACGTGCTGTGGCTCGGCGACCTGACCCGGTTCGCCGTGGCCCGTGCCTGGTTCGTCGGGCTGGCGACCCTGATGGTCGGTGCGCTGGCGTTGCGGTGGGTGTGGCGGCCGCTGCGCTCGCTGCGGCACCGCTACGTCGTCGACGAGGTCCGCCGGGCGTCCCCCACCGCCGTGACGCTCGTCCTGCACGCCACCGGCCACGGTGGTCTCGAGTTCCGGCCGGGGCAGTTCGCCTGGCTCAAGATCGGCACCTCGCCGTTCGTCTTCGAGGAGCACCCGTTCACGATCGCCTCGGCCGCCACCGAGCCGTGGCGCAAGGAGTTCACCATCAAGGGGGTCGGCGACTTCAGCGAGCTGGTCGCGGGGCTGAAGCCCGGCCGTCACGTCTTCCTCGACGGGCCGCACGGGGCGTTCACCCTCGACGGACTCACCTCCGACCGATTCGTCCTCATCGCCGGCGGGGTCGGGATCACCCCGATGCTGAGCATGCTGCGGACCCTGGCCGCACGCCACGACCCCCGGCCGGTGCTGCTGTTCGTCGCCGGGCGCACCGCCGACGACCTGCTGCACCGCGCCGACGGAGAGCACCTCGAGGAGTCCCTCGACCTGCAGGTCGTCGAGATCCTCGAGGAACCCGACGACGGCTGGGAGGGGGAGGTGGGCCGTTTCACCCGCGAGACCCTGGAACGGTCGCTGCCGAGGATCCGGCGGCGCGAGCGCGTCGACGTGTTCGTGTGCGGCCCCGGGCCGATGGTCGCCGCCGCCACCCGCATCGTGAGCGACCGGGGCATACCCGGCTCCCGGATCCACACGGAGCTCTTCGACGTCGTGTGACCTTAGGGTCGCCCCATGACCTTCTCCATCGCCGCCCGTGACGCCGACGCCTGGGGCGTGGCGGTCGCGAGCAAGTTCCTGGCCGTCGGCAGCGTCGTCCCGCGGGTCGTCCTGGGCCACTGCGCCATCGCGACCCAGGCCATGGCCCGGGTCGCCTACCTCGACGAGCTCGAGGCCGCCCTCCGCGCCGGTACGCCCACCGCCGAGGCCCTGGCCGCGGCCCTCGCCGGTGACGACGGGGGCGCGCACCGCCAGGTCGGGGTGGTCGGCCCGGACGGGCCCGCGACCCACACCGGGGCGGAGTGCCTGCACTGGGCCGGTGGGCGCACCGGCGCCGAGGGCCGGAGCGCGTACGCGATCCAGGGCAACATCCTGGTCGGGCCGCAGGTCGTGGAGGCCATGGAGACGGCCTGGCACGAGCACGCCGGGGCGCCGCTCGACGAGCGGCTCGTCGCCGTCCTCCTGGCGGGTGACGCGGCGGGCGGCGACGCCCGCGGCCGCCAGAGCGCGGCCCTGCTCGTCCGCCGCCCCGGCGCCGGCTACGACGCCTCCGGGGTGCTGGCCGACCTGCGGGTCGACGACCATCCCGAGGCGCCCCACGAGCTCGCGCGGCTGCACCAGCTCTCGAGCCTGTACTTCGGGACCGCCCAGGACGTCCGGCCGCTCGAGGGGCCCCTGCGTGCAGAGGTGGCCGCCCTCCTGGCGGCCGTCGGCCACGCCCCGGTCTCCGACGACGTGGAGGCTGCGCTGGAGGCCTGGATGGGCGAGGCCAACCTCGAGAACCGGCATGCCTCGGGCGGCATCGACACGCGCGTGCTCGGCGTCCTGCGTGACGGGCTGCCCACCGGCCCGTGAAGCGCGCTCGCGGGCGTCAGCGGCTGGGCCAGCCGCCCGCTCCCGCGCGCACGACCTCGCCGGCGGGGTCGCCGGTGAAGTCGACCACCGTGGTGGGCTCGGTGCCGCACTCCCCCGAGTCCAGGACGACGTCGACGACGTGGTCGAGGGTCTCCTTGACCTCCCAGCCCTGCGTCATCGGCTCGGTCTCGCCGGGCAGGATCAGCGTCGAGGACAGCAGCGGCTCACCGAGGGCGGCCAGCAGCTCGCGGACGACCGGGTGCTCGGGGATCCGCACGCCCACGGTCTTCTTCTTCGCGTGCAGCAGCCGCCGCGGCACCTCCTGGGTGGCCGGCAGGATGAACGTGTAGGGCCCCGGGGTCGCGGCCTTCACCGCCCGGAAGACGTGGTTGTCGACGTGCACCAGCTGCCCGAGCTGGGCGAAGTCGCGGCACACCAGCGTGTAGTGGTGGCGGTCGTCGAGCCGGCGGATGGTGCGGATGCGGTCCTTGGCCTGCTGGTCGCCCATGAGCGCGCCGAGGGCGTAGCCCGAGTCGGTGGGGTAGGCGACGAGACCACCCGCACGCAGGATGTCGACGGTCTGCGCGATCGCGCGGGGCTGGGGGTCGACGGGGTGGACGTCGAGGTAGCGGGCCACCCCGCCAGCCTAGGACGCCGCCGTCCGGCCCGGCGCCCGTGCGGCTGCGCGACGGCGCAGACCGCGGTCCCAGAGCTCGGCGGTCTGCACCAGCCAGAAGGCGGCGAACAGCACGATGAGGACGACCTCGACCCACAGCACGACCTCGGAGGAGCCGGTGGCCAGGCTGACCACCACGGTGACCACGAGCGAGACCAGCATGAGCGTCGAGATGCCCCGGTATGCCGCGACGTAGCGCGAGGCCCGGGCGGGGGCGACGCCGGCGCGCATCGACGAACGGACGTCGCGCCCGTTGAGCCAGACGACCCCGACGATGCAGACGAACATCGGGACGGCGGCGAAGCCGTGTGCGTGGTCGAGGAAGGACCGGCGCGCGGCGTAGAACCAGACCGCTCCCCCGCCGAGCAGGACCGCCGTGCCGAGGATGCCGAGGCGGTCCCAGCGGCCGAGACCCCCCGACCCGGCGTCACGGCGCGCGATGACGGCCACGGTCACCCCGATGAGCGCCCCGGCGACGAAGAGGGCCTGCATGTTGTTCGCGACGCGGCTCGGCACGTCCATGGCCGCGAGGGGCACCGACCGACACGTGCCGGCCTCGGTCGTCGGCACGAAGGCGACGCCCGGCGCCAGCATCCCCGCCACGTTGAGCAGGACGTCCTCGACCTCGGTGTTCCCCTTCAGCGCCACGAGGCACACGCCCATGGTCACGAGGACGCCGACGAACACCGACTGCACGGGCGTGTAGTAGTACGCGCTGATGGAGCCCTGCAGGCAGCCGCGGCCGGTGGCCACCCACTCGAGGGTGACGGCGCTGAACAGGAGGACGACCAGGGCCACCAGGGCCAGGCGCAGGTAGCGGTAGGTCTTGACCGCACCCAGGGCGGGATCGGGCTGCACGGGGTCCTCCTCGGTGACGTCGCTGCCCTCAGGAGGCGCGAGGCGGCCTCCGCGATACGTCAGGCCTCGCGGTAGGTGACCGGGGCGCCGCGCTGGACGGTGCGCGACACCGTGCACAGCCGGTCACGGCTCTGGGCGATGGCGCGTGGGAGCCGCGCGCGGGCCCGGTCGCCGTCGGCGCCCTCGGGGAAGCGGACCCGGAAGGTGATCTCGATGTCGCCGAGGTGGTTCTCGCCGTCGTCCTTGAGCTTCTCGCCGGCGGACTCGACGTCGAACGCGACCGGCTCGGCCAGCCGGCTGGTGATGAAGTCGACGTCGGTGGCGCTGCACGCGGCCATCGCCACGAGGAGCAGCTCGACCGGGGTGAAGTCGTCGGTGTCGCCCCCTCCACCGG
Proteins encoded in this window:
- a CDS encoding amino acid ABC transporter ATP-binding protein: MTEITVDETAPAIDVQDLHKYFGDNQVLKGIDFRVARGSVACVIGPSGSGKSTLLRCVNRLEEPTSGKIFVEGVEVTDPDVHLDALRSRIGMVFQQFNLFPHLKVLDNLTIAQMRVKKRSRSEAVEIARANLAKVGLAEREDAYPAHLSGGQQQRIAIARALSMSPDLMLFDEPTSALDPELVGDVLDVMKDLASDGMTMMVVTHEMGFAREVGDNLVFMDGGVIVEEGDPKQVLADPQHERTRSFLSKVL
- a CDS encoding amino acid ABC transporter permease codes for the protein MAMTPRKRAQVSRAIQYAVLVVLVLVLAFTADWATLKAAFLEPALVAKQFPEVITLALKNTVLYTLGAFVFGLVLGLVLALMRLSSVGPYRWLATGFIEFFRGVPALIVFIGLYFGLPTAFPGRQLPGGTFGTVTIALGLVGAAYMAETIRAGIQAVPKGQVEAARSLGMTQSRAMVSIVIPQAFRIILPPLTNELILLTKDSSLVYVLGLSVSAYELTKFGREGLNDEANLTPLTVAALCYLIITVPLSIVVRRMEARAERAR
- a CDS encoding transporter substrate-binding domain-containing protein translates to MNTRLMTSAIAVGTLALGLSACATDTTTTKSGVKVIKDGQLTVCTSLPYEPFEFKKGNEVVGFDMDLMKKVAEANGLKMAVTVTGFEGIQSGQALNSGTCDIAAAGMTITPERQKAIDFSDPYFDATQALLTKDKSLNSLEALAGKSLAVMSGTTGELYAKDKAPKTVELKSFEDLGLQTTALTTGQVDAVIQDNGPLLDFAKKNPDTFVTAEFQTGEQYGFAVQKGKNPELLASINKVLKDSKADGSYNATYKTWFGTEPKS
- a CDS encoding methyltransferase domain-containing protein, producing MQCDYYDAGACRSCSLMGTPYERQLADKQRHVEDVLRTTAAEVQWLPAIRSRESAFRNKAKLVVGGRAGAPTLGILDADGRGVDLRECGLYEPGLAATFDAVHRVVAELGIAPYDVPGRSGELKYVVLTHSPDGEQLVRFVVRSRQGLEAVRAGLPRLRADLPTARVVTVNLHPEHKAVLEGEEEIVLTDERELAMRLGAVTLRLGPRAFFQTNTAVARALYAQASEWADAAAPRTVWDLYCGVGGFALHLAAEGRRVVGVETAADAVAAASAAALDAPGDVTFHVGDATSVTPPGPSPDLVVVNPPRRGIGAGLAGWLEAGSAGHVVYSSCNVDTLARDLAAMPSLRPVAARVADMFPQTRHVETVLLLARRGVEVP
- a CDS encoding ferredoxin reductase family protein produces the protein MAVVTRPGRRSPGGGAARRRMAPTLWALLVAAGVAVPVWALWQAPDGAHRGVWRVVSLVAALGAASLLVLTFLLPSRFRPLTGYLGVERLLRSHRALALAAVGLVVLHVVTVVVRPGPGLGILDLRTAPPRVWAASVATVALLALVGLGVSRRRRRPRYEGWRLGHVILANVALLATTLHVLWLGDLTRFAVARAWFVGLATLMVGALALRWVWRPLRSLRHRYVVDEVRRASPTAVTLVLHATGHGGLEFRPGQFAWLKIGTSPFVFEEHPFTIASAATEPWRKEFTIKGVGDFSELVAGLKPGRHVFLDGPHGAFTLDGLTSDRFVLIAGGVGITPMLSMLRTLAARHDPRPVLLFVAGRTADDLLHRADGEHLEESLDLQVVEILEEPDDGWEGEVGRFTRETLERSLPRIRRRERVDVFVCGPGPMVAAATRIVSDRGIPGSRIHTELFDVV
- a CDS encoding DUF1028 domain-containing protein, which gives rise to MTFSIAARDADAWGVAVASKFLAVGSVVPRVVLGHCAIATQAMARVAYLDELEAALRAGTPTAEALAAALAGDDGGAHRQVGVVGPDGPATHTGAECLHWAGGRTGAEGRSAYAIQGNILVGPQVVEAMETAWHEHAGAPLDERLVAVLLAGDAAGGDARGRQSAALLVRRPGAGYDASGVLADLRVDDHPEAPHELARLHQLSSLYFGTAQDVRPLEGPLRAEVAALLAAVGHAPVSDDVEAALEAWMGEANLENRHASGGIDTRVLGVLRDGLPTGP
- a CDS encoding L-threonylcarbamoyladenylate synthase, giving the protein MARYLDVHPVDPQPRAIAQTVDILRAGGLVAYPTDSGYALGALMGDQQAKDRIRTIRRLDDRHHYTLVCRDFAQLGQLVHVDNHVFRAVKAATPGPYTFILPATQEVPRRLLHAKKKTVGVRIPEHPVVRELLAALGEPLLSSTLILPGETEPMTQGWEVKETLDHVVDVVLDSGECGTEPTTVVDFTGDPAGEVVRAGAGGWPSR
- a CDS encoding OsmC family protein; protein product: MDAEAAEAAEAAEAAERGSTMTEQVQQPDDTGGTGGTGLGHRSVSMTRLEKGLYEVTNARGGTLRTGGGGDTDDFTPVELLLVAMAACSATDVDFITSRLAEPVAFDVESAGEKLKDDGENHLGDIEITFRVRFPEGADGDRARARLPRAIAQSRDRLCTVSRTVQRGAPVTYREA